One genomic region from Manis pentadactyla isolate mManPen7 chromosome 12, mManPen7.hap1, whole genome shotgun sequence encodes:
- the STX10 gene encoding syntaxin-10 isoform X1 translates to MSLEDPFFVVRGEVQKAVNTARGLYQRWCELLQEGTAVGREELDWTTNELRNGLRSIEWDLEDLEETIGIVEANPGKFKLPAGDLQERKVFVDRMREAVQEMRDHMVSPAAIAFMERNNREMLTGRPASQKSSSDLLDASVVSATSRYIEEQQATQQLIMGQQDQQLEMVSGSIRVLKHMSGRVGEELDEQGIMLDAFVHEVDHTQSRMDGVLRKMAKVSHMTSDRRQWCAIMVLLGVLLLVLILLFSL, encoded by the exons ATGTCTCTCGAAGACCCGTTTTTTGTAGTCCGAGG AGAGGTGCAGAAGGCTGTGAACACTGCCCGCGGGCTGTACCAGAGGTGGTGCGAGCTCTTGCAGGAGGGCACCGCAGTCGGACGCGAGGAGCTGGACTGGACCACCAATGAGCTGCGGAATGGCCTGCGCAGCATCGAGTGGGACCTGGAGGATCTGGAGGAGACCATCG GCATCGTGGAAGCCAACCCAGGCAAGTTCAAGCTCCCAGCCGGAGACCTGCAGGAGAGGAAGGTCTTCGTGGATCGGATGCGGGAGGCAGTCCAG GAAATGAGAGACCATATGGTCAGCCCAGCAGCCATAGCCTTCATGGAGAGGAATAATAGAGAG ATGTTGACGGGCAGGCCAGCCTCCCAGAAGTCATCTAGCGACTTGCTGGATGCCAGTGTGGTGTCAGCTACCTCTCGCTACATTGAAGAGCAGCAGGCCACGCAGCAG TTGATCATGGGCCAACAGGATCAACAGCTGGAAATGGTGTCTGGGAGCATCCGGGTTCTGAAACACATGTCCGGCCGGGTCGGAGAAGAGCTGGATGAGCAGGGCAT CATGCTGGATGCCTTTGTTCATGAGGTGGACCACACCCAGTCCCGGATGGATGGGGTCCTCAGGAAGATGGCCAAAGTATCCCACATGACAAGTG ACCGCCGACAGTGGTGTGCCATTATGGTGCTGCTGGGGGTGCTTCTCCTGGTTCTCATCCTGCTCTTCTCTCTCTGA
- the NACC1 gene encoding nucleus accumbens-associated protein 1 isoform X2, whose translation MAQTLQMEIPNFGNSILECLNEQRLQGLYCDVSVVVKGHAFKAHRAVLAASSSYFRDLFNSSRSAVVELPAAVQPQSFQQILSFCYTGRLSMNVGDQFLLMYTAGFLQIQEIMEKGTEFFLKVSSPSCDSQGLHAEEAPSSEPQSPVAQTSSWPACGTPLPLVSRIKTEQQESDSVQCTPVAKRLWDGGQKEAGGSGGGGNGSRKMAKFSTPDLAASRPPQPPPPQQALVAAAAGAGAVVSGPSTSERTSPGTSSAYTSDSPGSYHNEEDEEEDAGEEDTDEQYRQICNMYTMYSMMNVGQTAEKVEALPEQVTPESRNRIRVRQDLASLPAELMNQIGNRCHPKLYDEGDPSEKLELVTGTNVYITRAQLMNCHVSAGTRHKVLLRRLLASFFDRNTLANSCGTGIRSSSNNPSRKPLDSRVLHAVKYYCQNFAPNFKESEMNAIAADMCTNARRVVRKSWMPKVKLLVPEGDAYTTFISDTGKIEPDMIGMEHSFETASHDGEAGPSAEALQ comes from the exons ATGGCTCAGACCCTGCAGATGGAGATTCCAAACTTTGGCAACAGCATTCTGGAGTGTCTGAACGAGCAGCGGCTGCAGGGCCTGTACTGTGATGTGTCGGTGGTCGTCAAGGGCCACGCATTCAAGGCCCACCGGGCCGTGCTGGCTGCCAGCAGCTCCTACTTCCGGGACCTGTTCAACAGCAGCCGGAGCGCCGTGGTGGAGCTGCCAGCAGCTGTGCAGCCGCAGTCCTTCCAGCAGATCCTCAGCTTCTGCTACACAGGCCGGCTGAGCATGAACGTGGGCGACCAGTTCCTGCTCATGTACACAGCCGGCTTCCTGCAAATCCAGGAGATCATGGAGAAGGGCACTGAGTTCTTCCTCAAGGTGAGCTCCCCCAGCTGCGACTCCCAGGGCCTGCACGCTGAGGAGGCCCCGTCGTCCGAGCCCCAGAGCCCCGTGGCACAGACGTCCAGCTGGCCTGCTTGCGGGACCCCATTGCCCCTCGTGTCGCGCATCAAGACAGAGCAGCAGGAGTCGGACTCCGTGCAGTGCACGCCCGTGGCCAAGCGGCTGTGGGATGGTGGCCAGAAGGAGGCGGGGGGCAGCGGGGGCGGGGGCAACGGCAGCCGCAAGATGGCCAAGTTCTCCACGCCGGACCTGGCGGCCAGCCGGCCACCCCAGCCCCCGCCGCCTCAGCAGGCCTTGGTGGCGGCAGCGGCAGGGGCAGGGGCCGTGGTGAGTGGGCCCAGCACCTCGGAGCGGACCAGCCCAGGCACCTCAAGCGCCTATACCAGCGACAGCCCCGGCTCCTACCACAACGAGGAGGATGAAGAGGAGGATGCGGGCGAGGAAGACACAGATGAGCAGTACCGGCAGATCTGCAATATGTACACCATGTACAGCATGATGAACGTCGGCCAGACAG CTGAGAAGGTGGAGGCCCTCCCTGAGCAGGTGACCCCAGAGAGCCGGAATCGCATCCGGGTGCGGCAAGACCTGGCATCTCTCCCGGCTGAGCTCATGAACCAGATTGGCAACCGTTGCCATCCCAAACTGTACGACGAGGGTGACCCCTCAGAGAAGCTGGAATTGGTGACAG GCACCAACGTGTACATCACAAGGGCGCAGCTCATGAACTGCCACGTCAGTGCGGGCACGCGGCACAAGGTCCTGCTGCGGCGCCTCCTGGCCTCCTTCTTTGACCG GAACACGCTGGCCAACAGCTGTGGGACTGGCATCCGCTCTTCCAGCAACAACCCCAGTCGCAAACCGCTGGACAGTCGCGTCCTCCACGCTGTCAAGT ACTACTGCCAGAACTTTGCCCCCAACTTCAAAGAGAGTGAGATGAACGCCATCGCGGCTGACATGTGCACCAATGCTCGCCGTGTTGTGCGTAAGAGCTGGATGCCCAAGGTCAAGCTGCTCGTGCCCGAGGGTGATGCCTACACCACCTTCATCAGCGACACGGGCAAGATCGAGCCAGACATGATTGGCATGGAGCACAGCTTTGAGACAGCCAGCCATGACGGCGAGGCCGGCCCCTCGGCTGAGGCTCTGCAGTAG
- the STX10 gene encoding syntaxin-10 isoform X2: MSLEDPFFVVRGEVQKAVNTARGLYQRWCELLQEGTAVGREELDWTTNELRNGLRSIEWDLEDLEETIGIVEANPGKFKLPAGDLQERKVFVDRMREAVQEMRDHMVSPAAIAFMERNNREMLTGRPASQKSSSDLLDASVVSATSRYIEEQQATQQLIMGQQDQQLEMVSGSIRVLKHMSGRVGEELDEQACWMPLFMRWTTPSPGWMGSSGRWPKYPT; this comes from the exons ATGTCTCTCGAAGACCCGTTTTTTGTAGTCCGAGG AGAGGTGCAGAAGGCTGTGAACACTGCCCGCGGGCTGTACCAGAGGTGGTGCGAGCTCTTGCAGGAGGGCACCGCAGTCGGACGCGAGGAGCTGGACTGGACCACCAATGAGCTGCGGAATGGCCTGCGCAGCATCGAGTGGGACCTGGAGGATCTGGAGGAGACCATCG GCATCGTGGAAGCCAACCCAGGCAAGTTCAAGCTCCCAGCCGGAGACCTGCAGGAGAGGAAGGTCTTCGTGGATCGGATGCGGGAGGCAGTCCAG GAAATGAGAGACCATATGGTCAGCCCAGCAGCCATAGCCTTCATGGAGAGGAATAATAGAGAG ATGTTGACGGGCAGGCCAGCCTCCCAGAAGTCATCTAGCGACTTGCTGGATGCCAGTGTGGTGTCAGCTACCTCTCGCTACATTGAAGAGCAGCAGGCCACGCAGCAG TTGATCATGGGCCAACAGGATCAACAGCTGGAAATGGTGTCTGGGAGCATCCGGGTTCTGAAACACATGTCCGGCCGGGTCGGAGAAGAGCTGGATGAGCAGG CATGCTGGATGCCTTTGTTCATGAGGTGGACCACACCCAGTCCCGGATGGATGGGGTCCTCAGGAAGATGGCCAAAGTATCCCACATGA
- the NACC1 gene encoding nucleus accumbens-associated protein 1 isoform X1: MAQTLQMEIPNFGNSILECLNEQRLQGLYCDVSVVVKGHAFKAHRAVLAASSSYFRDLFNSSRSAVVELPAAVQPQSFQQILSFCYTGRLSMNVGDQFLLMYTAGFLQIQEIMEKGTEFFLKVSSPSCDSQGLHAEEAPSSEPQSPVAQTSSWPACGTPLPLVSRIKTEQQESDSVQCTPVAKRLWDGGQKEAGGSGGGGNGSRKMAKFSTPDLAASRPPQPPPPQQALVAAAAGAGAVVSGPSTSERTSPGTSSAYTSDSPGSYHNEEDEEEDAGEEDTDEQYRQICNMYTMYSMMNVGQTAEKVEALPEQVTPESRNRIRVRQDLASLPAELMNQIGNRCHPKLYDEGDPSEKLELVTATRWLPSSGTNVYITRAQLMNCHVSAGTRHKVLLRRLLASFFDRNTLANSCGTGIRSSSNNPSRKPLDSRVLHAVKYYCQNFAPNFKESEMNAIAADMCTNARRVVRKSWMPKVKLLVPEGDAYTTFISDTGKIEPDMIGMEHSFETASHDGEAGPSAEALQ; this comes from the exons ATGGCTCAGACCCTGCAGATGGAGATTCCAAACTTTGGCAACAGCATTCTGGAGTGTCTGAACGAGCAGCGGCTGCAGGGCCTGTACTGTGATGTGTCGGTGGTCGTCAAGGGCCACGCATTCAAGGCCCACCGGGCCGTGCTGGCTGCCAGCAGCTCCTACTTCCGGGACCTGTTCAACAGCAGCCGGAGCGCCGTGGTGGAGCTGCCAGCAGCTGTGCAGCCGCAGTCCTTCCAGCAGATCCTCAGCTTCTGCTACACAGGCCGGCTGAGCATGAACGTGGGCGACCAGTTCCTGCTCATGTACACAGCCGGCTTCCTGCAAATCCAGGAGATCATGGAGAAGGGCACTGAGTTCTTCCTCAAGGTGAGCTCCCCCAGCTGCGACTCCCAGGGCCTGCACGCTGAGGAGGCCCCGTCGTCCGAGCCCCAGAGCCCCGTGGCACAGACGTCCAGCTGGCCTGCTTGCGGGACCCCATTGCCCCTCGTGTCGCGCATCAAGACAGAGCAGCAGGAGTCGGACTCCGTGCAGTGCACGCCCGTGGCCAAGCGGCTGTGGGATGGTGGCCAGAAGGAGGCGGGGGGCAGCGGGGGCGGGGGCAACGGCAGCCGCAAGATGGCCAAGTTCTCCACGCCGGACCTGGCGGCCAGCCGGCCACCCCAGCCCCCGCCGCCTCAGCAGGCCTTGGTGGCGGCAGCGGCAGGGGCAGGGGCCGTGGTGAGTGGGCCCAGCACCTCGGAGCGGACCAGCCCAGGCACCTCAAGCGCCTATACCAGCGACAGCCCCGGCTCCTACCACAACGAGGAGGATGAAGAGGAGGATGCGGGCGAGGAAGACACAGATGAGCAGTACCGGCAGATCTGCAATATGTACACCATGTACAGCATGATGAACGTCGGCCAGACAG CTGAGAAGGTGGAGGCCCTCCCTGAGCAGGTGACCCCAGAGAGCCGGAATCGCATCCGGGTGCGGCAAGACCTGGCATCTCTCCCGGCTGAGCTCATGAACCAGATTGGCAACCGTTGCCATCCCAAACTGTACGACGAGGGTGACCCCTCAGAGAAGCTGGAATTGGTGACAG CCACTCGCTGGCTCCCTTCTTCAGGCACCAACGTGTACATCACAAGGGCGCAGCTCATGAACTGCCACGTCAGTGCGGGCACGCGGCACAAGGTCCTGCTGCGGCGCCTCCTGGCCTCCTTCTTTGACCG GAACACGCTGGCCAACAGCTGTGGGACTGGCATCCGCTCTTCCAGCAACAACCCCAGTCGCAAACCGCTGGACAGTCGCGTCCTCCACGCTGTCAAGT ACTACTGCCAGAACTTTGCCCCCAACTTCAAAGAGAGTGAGATGAACGCCATCGCGGCTGACATGTGCACCAATGCTCGCCGTGTTGTGCGTAAGAGCTGGATGCCCAAGGTCAAGCTGCTCGTGCCCGAGGGTGATGCCTACACCACCTTCATCAGCGACACGGGCAAGATCGAGCCAGACATGATTGGCATGGAGCACAGCTTTGAGACAGCCAGCCATGACGGCGAGGCCGGCCCCTCGGCTGAGGCTCTGCAGTAG